In Leptodactylus fuscus isolate aLepFus1 chromosome 2, aLepFus1.hap2, whole genome shotgun sequence, one genomic interval encodes:
- the NABP2 gene encoding SOSS complex subunit B1: protein MTTETFVKDVKPGLKNLNVIFIVLETGRVTKTKDGHEVRTCKVADKTGSINISVWDDVGNLIQPGDIIRLTKGYASLFKGCLTLYTGRGGELQKIGEFCMVYSEVPNFSEPNPEYVAQQSQSKQAQVEGGSGAANHNSSSTATPPPPELPNGNGNNNQGNAVHPAPATPHQSTGRITRSQPNHSLPGASNSISNGKETRRTGKR, encoded by the exons ATGACCACTGAAACCTTTGTGAAGGATGTGAAGCCTGGGCTTAAAAACCTGAATGTTATCTTCATTGTCCTTGAAACAG GTAGAGTGACCAAGACAAAGGATGGACATGAAGTCAGAACGTGTAAAGTGGCAGACAAGACTGGCAGCATCAATATCTCTGTGTGGGATGATGTGGGGAATTTGATTCAGCCTGGGGACATCATCAGACTTACAAAAGG GTATGCGTCTCTATTCAAAGGTTGTCTTACGTTATACACAGGGCGGGGAGGTGAGCTGCAGAAGATCGGAGA ATTTTGCATGGTTTATTCTGAAGTGCCTAACTTTAGTGAACCAAACCCTGAATATGTTGCACAGCAATCCCAAAGTAAACAG gcgCAGGTAGAGGGCGGTTCAGGAGCAGCTAACCACAACTCCTCCAGCACtgctactcctcctcctccag AACTACCCAATGGTAATGGAAACAACAACCAAGGTAATGCTGTACACCCGGCTCCAGCAACTCCTCACCAGTCAACTGGCCGAATAACACGAAGTCAACCCAACCACTCTCTCCCTGGAGCATCAAACTCTATCAGTAATGGCAAAGAGACACGGCGGACTGGGAAAAGATAG